Proteins encoded together in one Papaver somniferum cultivar HN1 unplaced genomic scaffold, ASM357369v1 unplaced-scaffold_21, whole genome shotgun sequence window:
- the LOC113339691 gene encoding neurofilament light polypeptide-like: protein MRKHDHATPKPLGPRQKGGKNLNASHGRATGSKAKGTSINDPPSQAEQPTHEEPDSDTPTEQEGGEEERNEEQSGAKEGGEEEKEGDEEGDIEIREVVQEQEGDPKGKPDCDEENSRNFEAKNRFSSTNM from the exons ATGAGGAAACATGACCATGCTACTCCTAAGCCTTTGGGACCTCGTCAAAAAGGAGGTAAAAATTTGAATGCTTCTCACGGAAGGGCCACGGGGAGTAAAGCCAAAGGGACCAGCATCAATGACCCACCATCTCAAGCGGAGCAACCAACACATGAAGAACCTGATTCTGATACACCTACTGAACAAGAAGGTGGTGAGGAGGAGAGGAATGAAGAACAAAGTGGTGCaaaggaaggtggtgaagaagaaa aagaaggtgacgaggaaggtgatatAGAGATAAGAGAAGTCGTTCAAGAACAAGAAGGAGACCCTAAAGGAAAACCCGATTGTGATGAAGAAAACTCCCGTAACTTTGAAGCCAAGAATCGGTTTTCATCAACCAATATGTAG